GAGCTGTTGGTTCCGTTGAAGAGCTGTTTCTCATAATCCAGCTGGAAGGTGCTGCTCATCCTGCGGCTATTGACCTGCCGGCTCAGTCGGGCAGTAAGACCCGATTCGGCCAGATCGCGTTCGAGATTGGTGAAAAATTTGTCCTCCCAACCCCATTCTCGACGGCCTAAGAACAGAGACCAATCGGGCGAACCCAGTAGTGAGCCGGTGTAGGATGCGATGGTCAGCGTGGTTTGATCGCTCTGGGCAATCTGGCCAGTGGGTAATTCGAGCACGTTGTTCAGGTAATATTGTTTGACGGTCAGGTCGCCAAAGCGGGGCGTGAGTACGGCGGCCAGGGAGCCAATTGTCTTTGTATACAACACGTTGCCGTCATATCGTCGCGCTTTGCCTGAGAAGCGTCCTCCCACCGCCAGGGGACCTAGCCGAGTCGACGCGGACGCACTCAAATCCTGATCGCCCGGATCAGTCACTCCGTAGCCCCGGTAAATCGCCACCCGATTGGAGTCTGGCCGGCGGGAGGTCATGCTGACGACGCCACCGAAGGCGCCGCTGCCAAACAGGGTTGTTGCGCCCCCTTTGATCACCTCCACCCGCTCCAGGTCATTCATGTCAATGGAGGAGAGATCGGCTACCCCGGAATTCGCATCGTTCAGCCGCAATCCATCGAGAAATATGGCTACTTCATTGGCGTTGCTCCCCCGAATGCTCACGGTTTGCTTGCCGGTGGTTGATACGCTGATAGTGACGCTGGGCAGCGGCCGCAACACATCTCCCACGTCGCGCGCCCCCAGGCTTTCCATGGCCTCGGCGGTCACGATCTCGACGGCAGACCTAATATCTGCGGCGGCCCGGGAGTGGGGTGCCGTCACCAACACACCCTCACCCATAATATGGGTCGGGGTTAGCAACAAAATCAGCGTGGTGTCGTTGGCCACGATAACCTCAAGGGGTTTGTAGGCTATGTGGGTGATGTCCAGGGTCAGGGGGTAGCTCGAAGTGGTGGTAAACCGGAACTGTCCCTTGCTGTCGGAGGCTCCCCCCTCATCCGTTCCGCGAACCACGATATTGGCCCCCAGCACGGCTGCCCTGGTCCGACCGGACAATACCTGGCCCTCCAGAATTGCCTGGGCTTCCAGTACCACCGGCATGGCTGATAGCAAGGCGGCGGATAAGTATTTGGATATTCTGGCTATCACGGTGGTGTAAAGTCTTCCCGGCTACCGCTGACGATGCGCAATCCCTGTGTCGCGCCAGGGATGCTGCCGAGAGAACCAGCTTGTGGCCGGCAATAGGGTCCCTGCTCAGGTGTGGTCTTAATATCACGAGCCCACCGCGCAAATGCAAGACCTTCCAGAGGTCATCCTGTCAGCTGTGTCGTGACGAGACGCGTTATCGTAAGCTCAGTGACCCACGTCGCGATAGGTCCAGTAGCGATTGACAAAGTAGTTCCAGAAGAGGCCCGTGCCGGTAGTTACCATCTTTGCAGGTATATAGCCTTATGCGGCCGCCGTGACAGGAGCACGGGCCCCGCTGGCTGCCGTCACGAATGAAAGCAGCTGTCGCCTGCCGGGTGGCTCATCAAACAGGGCCTGGTAGCAGATCATGATCTGCATGCAGACGACAAAACCTTGCGTGGCGCCCAGTGCGAAGCCCACCGATTTCGGTTTCACCGAAGTGATCAGCCAGTAGAAAAGCAGATCTGGGATGGGGGAAAAAAAATTGGGGTTGCCCCGGCGCGTAATCCAAGTCCATGCGACCATGGATGAAGGCGTGGGGGTTGGAGAAACGATAGTTGCGAAGACTCCAGTTCTAGCCCAGGCCCCATGAAACCGAGAGCCGGCCCCCAAATAGGGGCGTATGGATAAAAATTGCCCCTACGGGCAGTTGGTTCCTGTTGAGCGGCAGCCTGCGCACGAGCCGGACCCGTTAATAGAAAGGCTGCACCCGCACGGCCCTGCCGACGCCTTGGCGTTCATCGCGGACGGTACCGTTGGGTGCCCGGGGAGTCCGTCAGCAGCTGCCAATTCCGCAAGTGTGGTTAGGGGACCAGGGAAGCATACTCTGGTTGCCAGACATAGTCCCTGATGGTGGCTTCCAGGTCGTTCGGTTCCTGTTCCGAGGTCACTTCCTGTCGATATGCCTCCTTGGCCACCGCTTCTGCGATGGCAATGGACACCTCCCGGATGCTGGATTGCCGGGGGTAAACGCTGCCTTCCCGTAACTGTGTCTCGGGGGTAAGCTCCGCCAGTCGGAGGGCGGCCCGATGAAACATACTGGCGCTGATCCGGGTGGCGCCGCTAATGAGGGCGCCGAGGCCGAGGCCGGGAAATATGTAGGCGTTGTTCCCCTGGCCAGGCCGATACCGCCGTCCATTGTGGGTCACCGGTTCGAAGGGACTGCCGCTGGCAAAGATGGCCTTGCCGTTTGTCCAGTGGTAGGCCTGCTCGGCCGTGCATTCGGCGCTGGAGGTTGGATTGCTCAATGCGAATATGATGGGTCGGTCCACATGGCTGGCCATCTTACGAATGACCGCCTCACTGAACAGTCCAGCTACTCCTGCGACGCCCAGTATTACGGTCGGTTTTACCCGCTCCACCACACCCTCCAGGCTGGCGCTCGGCGGCTCATCACGGGCAAACAGTTGCTTGCGCGGAGAAAGCTCCGCCATCCGGCCGGTGGTGATGAGGCCCTTGGAGTCAACCTGCCAGATGCACAGGCGGGCCTCCGCAGCGCTTAGTCCGTCGTCTTGCAGGCCTTCCAGCATGGCCTCAGCGATGCCGATTCCGGCGCTGCCGGCCCCCACAAATACGATGCGCTGGTCCGACAGGCGCTGACCGGTGATCCTCAGGGCCGCAAGAATCCCGGCCAGGGAAACGGCCCCCGTGCCCTGGATGTCATCGTTAAAAGCAAGCACCTGGTCCCTGTACTTGGCCAATAGGCGGAAGGCATTTGAATTGCCGAAGTCTTCGAATTGGATAATGCACAGCGGCCAGCGTTTCCGCACTGCCAGCACAAACTCATCCACCAGCTGGTCGTAGTCCCCCCCCCGCTCACGATCCCGGTCCAACCCCAGGTACAAGGGATCGCGGCGGAGGTCCGCGTTATCGGTGCCCACGTCCAGGCAGACCGGAAGGGTGTAGGCGGGGTCAATGCCTGCAGCTGCCACGTAGAGATTGAGCTTACCCACCGGTATGCCCATGCCGTTAAGGCCCAAATCGCCCAGACCAAGGATGCGCTCGCCATCGGTGACTACGGTGATACGGATATCCCGGTAGGGCCAATTATCCAGCAGACTGTCCACCCTGCCCAGGTCCTCTAGGCTGATGGTGAGCCCCCGGGGTCGGCGAAAAATACGGCTGTAGCGCTGGCACGCCAACCCCACTGTAGGCGTGTAGACGATGGGCATCATTTCCTCGAGATGATCAATCAGCAGGTGGTAGAAGAGCGTCTCATTGCGGTCCTGCAGGCCCATGAGGTAGACGTATTTTTCCAGGTCGGGCGTTTTCTGACAGTACTGATTGTAAACGCGGGCCAGCTGATCGGATTGTGAAGAATACCTGGGGGGCACCAACCCTCTGAGCCCCAGTTGATCTCGCTCCTCAGGTGAAAAGGCGGTGCCCTTGTTCAAAGTAGGGTCATGAATGAGGTCCAACCCCCGCTTTCCCAGGGTGCCTCGCTTCCTTGGCGCTCTGCCATCCATGCTCACGTAACCGCACCTGTATCGGTGATCGAAATCTGACGGCCTCCCATAATCATGTGGTAGAAGTTACGTTAACCCCGGGCTGAGGGCAGGGTCAACACGGGGATCTGAACATAACCGGTGCTGGCTGACTCCCATCCCCGGCGACCTGCCAGTACCTCAGTATTTGAATTCCACACTAAGGTTGATTGCTGATAACCCTATCTGGTCCGGAGCTGCAAAATCGGCGTTTTTCAGACGCACGTTCGGTGCGATATGAAGCTTACCGGCGACGGCATAATTCACGCCAAGAATGACAAACAGTTCCTCATTCGTCGAATTACCAGCACTGGTGTCGGCGTGATAAAAATCCACCCGTCCAAACAGCGCCAGCGTCGGGCGCAGCTGCAAATTGGCGTAGGCGGCCAGAATCTGTTGAGTCCGGGGACTATCGATCCAGGTATCTGTATACCGGTCAAATTCCGCCCCAACCCTCAGCCTGCCCCGGGACAGTCCGCCAAAGAGCGTCCACAGTGGCTTGATCTCGGTCACCGTGCCAGTTGCCTGGAGGACCTCCTCTGGTTCCAGGCTTAGCGTCACGCCCCAATTGTAGCCCGCAGCCGTGCCTAAGTTGGTGGCGCCGTAGACCACCTGGGTTGCGAGGCGCTTGAAGCGGTCATTTTCGACCTTTCGGAAGCCGGGACCATTGGTGAGTGTGGCATGCAGGTGCAACCGCTGCC
The DNA window shown above is from Candidatus Neomarinimicrobiota bacterium and carries:
- a CDS encoding TonB-dependent receptor plug domain-containing protein, with the translated sequence MPVVLEAQAILEGQVLSGRTRAAVLGANIVVRGTDEGGASDSKGQFRFTTTSSYPLTLDITHIAYKPLEVIVANDTTLILLLTPTHIMGEGVLVTAPHSRAAADIRSAVEIVTAEAMESLGARDVGDVLRPLPSVTISVSTTGKQTVSIRGSNANEVAIFLDGLRLNDANSGVADLSSIDMNDLERVEVIKGGATTLFGSGAFGGVVSMTSRRPDSNRVAIYRGYGVTDPGDQDLSASASTRLGPLAVGGRFSGKARRYDGNVLYTKTIGSLAAVLTPRFGDLTVKQYYLNNVLELPTGQIAQSDQTTLTIASYTGSLLGSPDWSLFLGRREWGWEDKFFTNLERDLAESGLTARLSRQVNSRRMSSTFQLDYEKQLFNGTNSSFDSFGGSRVEQSSRLARSDWGYSAVLRFLSDDVHPLASKIRWEFGLRGDRIDTEHNVNSFRGSTLGGTVDTVWSLDASIPRGEQSLTRRMGVHLEGSTPLLYYTFFMNQGRNQRLPSLNDLSLWANSVDNIDDADKLAAEFLITTDVGAQVIIGFLTQIDPTANLKATASLFVNQYSNKITYRFLSDAPPVPLNTPSARVAGYDLSLEVEIWLRRLRARWAYQRINLDNPFIFPNKPEARLAYQVELRLGWISGVFDYYRDGPQFVVFNGLATPLQLERRESANLNLILRRQLWHAKVSVAYTIRNLFSDLPVLRGDPAEEGLPPPQYYESHRQIISLRVSL
- a CDS encoding NAD-dependent malic enzyme, whose protein sequence is MDGRAPRKRGTLGKRGLDLIHDPTLNKGTAFSPEERDQLGLRGLVPPRYSSQSDQLARVYNQYCQKTPDLEKYVYLMGLQDRNETLFYHLLIDHLEEMMPIVYTPTVGLACQRYSRIFRRPRGLTISLEDLGRVDSLLDNWPYRDIRITVVTDGERILGLGDLGLNGMGIPVGKLNLYVAAAGIDPAYTLPVCLDVGTDNADLRRDPLYLGLDRDRERGGDYDQLVDEFVLAVRKRWPLCIIQFEDFGNSNAFRLLAKYRDQVLAFNDDIQGTGAVSLAGILAALRITGQRLSDQRIVFVGAGSAGIGIAEAMLEGLQDDGLSAAEARLCIWQVDSKGLITTGRMAELSPRKQLFARDEPPSASLEGVVERVKPTVILGVAGVAGLFSEAVIRKMASHVDRPIIFALSNPTSSAECTAEQAYHWTNGKAIFASGSPFEPVTHNGRRYRPGQGNNAYIFPGLGLGALISGATRISASMFHRAALRLAELTPETQLREGSVYPRQSSIREVSIAIAEAVAKEAYRQEVTSEQEPNDLEATIRDYVWQPEYASLVP